The genome window CACTTACAAATGCTTGACAAAGTTCTTTATTGACACCTAAAAATGAAAGAGGCAAATATATAACTGATGCTATTAATGAGATTACATTAAAAAGAGATAGTATTTTAAATACTACTGAAAAAACAATTACAAATCCACCAACTGTAAGTAATGTATTTACTCCATTAAATACAGCATTTCCAAATAGAACAAAAAAACCATTCCCACTTGAATTCCTAATGTTGATTATATTTTTTATGTTTGTTTTTAAATCCAATTTTGTCTTTGGAAGACTTTCATTACCATAGTTTCTAAAGAAAAGACCAACTAATATAGTTCCTAGATAATGGCAGAGAATCATTAAGTAACCTAAGTTTGAATTTTGGAACATACCTGTACCGACTGAACCTATTATGAATAAAGGCCCTGATGTAGAACAAAAAGACACAAGTCTTTGAGCCTCATGCTTAGAAATTTGTCTACTATTTCTAAACTCAGAGGCCAAACTTACTCCCACGGGATAACCAGATACTGTAGATATAGCAAAAGCTAAAGCACTCTTTCCTGAAACATTAAACACAAGTCTAGTTATGGGATTGATAATAAATCCTATAATATCCACTATTTTTAAATCTACAATTAAGTTTGCTCCAATTATAAATGGTAGTAGTGATGGAACTAAAACATTAGACCATATAGTAAAGCCCTCTCTTGCAGATTTTATAGCTTCATTTGGGTATAGGATAATGCCTAAAACTAGAACTCCAACTATGATAGATGGAGCAAAAAAAGCAATAATTTTATTTTTTTTCATAATATCACCTGTAAATTTGAGTTATAAGATATTATATTAAAAGTAATAAAAATATATGAATGTAATGACTTAAGATATATAATAGATATATATTACAACAACGATTATCACATTGGAGGAAAAAATGTTTAATAGTATAGCTAGTAAAAAAGTTTATGAACAAGTAATTGAGCAAATACAATATAAAATACTAAATGGAGAGTTAAAAAAGGGTGATAAATTACTATCAGAAAGAGAATTGTCTGAGCAAATGAACGTAAGTAGAACTTCCATCAGAGAAGCTATTAGAGTATTAGAGACTATGGGAGTGATAGAAAGCAGACAGGGTGAAGGAAATTTTATATGTACAAATATAGAAAAAACTTTAATAGAACCCTTATCTATGATTTTTAAACTTAATAATGGTACACTCGAAGATATATTAGAGCTTAGAATAATTTTAGAAATTGAGACTGCAAAACTAGCTTCAAAGAGAATAACTTCTTCTGAAGCTATAGAGTTGAAAAGTATAATAGATGAAATGAAAATAGAAACTAATAAAAAAGATAATAATCGGGCGTTGGTTTTATTAGACCAAAAATTTCACAGTAAACTGGCAACATTGAGTAAAAATTATTTAATTCAAAGTCTTTTTATGACAGCATCAAAATTATTTGATGGATTTATAGAAGATGCAAGAGAAAAAATAATCGCAGAGCCCTTTAATGAAAATATATTACTTAAGCAGCATGAGGCTATATACAATGCAGTTGTAGAAAATAATATAGAGCTTGCATGTGAGAAAGTAAAGGAACATATGAATTTTATAAGTAAAAATTATAGAAAAAATGAAAATTAAAAGTTTGTTATAAAATAAATTATTCTTGCAAATGGTAGATAATGGTACTATTATATAAATGTAAAACTGGTATGACCACATACCAATTTTATAATTTATTATAATAGGAGATTAAAAATGGTAAAGTTAAAAGTACCGTATTCAAAACAAGGAATGATTTTAGAAATACCTGAGAAACGTTTTCTTGGGGTTTTAGAGGCAAAATTGGATAATTATATAGAACATAAGACTCAAGAAGAAATAGTTGAAGAATCTATGAATAATCCTATAGGCTCTAGTTCACTGGAAGAACTAGTTAAGGGGAAAAAGAATGTAGTCATAATTACAAGTGACCATACAAGACCTGTACCAAGTAGAATAACTATGCCAATTATATTAAGAAGAATTAGGAAGGTTAATCCAGAAATTGAAGTGAAGATTATGGTGGCAACTGGATTTCATAGGGCAAGTACAAGAGAAGAACTAGTTTATAAAATGGGAGAAGAAATAGTAGATAACGAAGATATAGTTATGCACGTGTCTACTGATGACGAATCTATGTGTAAGGTAGGCGTATTACCTTCAGGTGGAGATTTATATATAAACAAACTAGCATATGAGGCAGAACTTTTAATAGCAGAAGGTTTTATAGAACCTCATTTCTTTGCAGGTTTTTCAGGTGGCAGAAAAAGTGTACTTCCAGGAATTGCATCTGCAAAGACTATAATGTATAACCATTGTAGTGACTTTATAGACAGTGATAATTCAAGGACTGGAAAATTGAATAATAATCCTATTCATGAGGATATGGTATATGCAGCTAAAGTTGCAAAACTAGCATTCATATTGAATGTTGTAATAGATAAAGATAAAAAAATAATTGCCTCTTTTGCTGGCGATGTCGAAAAAGCACATACTAAAGGGTGTAAATTTGTAACAGAGTTATCGAAAGTAAATCCTATAAAATCAGATATTGTTGTAACTACAAATGGTGGATATCCACTAGACCA of Clostridioides sp. ES-S-0054-01 contains these proteins:
- a CDS encoding sporulation integral membrane protein YlbJ; the protein is MKKNKIIAFFAPSIIVGVLVLGIILYPNEAIKSAREGFTIWSNVLVPSLLPFIIGANLIVDLKIVDIIGFIINPITRLVFNVSGKSALAFAISTVSGYPVGVSLASEFRNSRQISKHEAQRLVSFCSTSGPLFIIGSVGTGMFQNSNLGYLMILCHYLGTILVGLFFRNYGNESLPKTKLDLKTNIKNIINIRNSSGNGFFVLFGNAVFNGVNTLLTVGGFVIVFSVVFKILSLFNVISLIASVIYLPLSFLGVNKELCQAFVSGLFEITIGCNKVSSVTSTPEILRASLASFLIGFSGLSILAQCCTFLSKTDIDLKLYILSKFAHGVLAAIFIFILYPIANSTVLVSSFADTYNVIYNNLIWFYYLSYYDTILQIIVIIYLISAVFIAKKHMKNLSTSGKLIRYKNTFFIRKFLRKK
- a CDS encoding FadR family transcriptional regulator; this translates as MFNSIASKKVYEQVIEQIQYKILNGELKKGDKLLSERELSEQMNVSRTSIREAIRVLETMGVIESRQGEGNFICTNIEKTLIEPLSMIFKLNNGTLEDILELRIILEIETAKLASKRITSSEAIELKSIIDEMKIETNKKDNNRALVLLDQKFHSKLATLSKNYLIQSLFMTASKLFDGFIEDAREKIIAEPFNENILLKQHEAIYNAVVENNIELACEKVKEHMNFISKNYRKNEN
- the larA gene encoding nickel-dependent lactate racemase, producing MVKLKVPYSKQGMILEIPEKRFLGVLEAKLDNYIEHKTQEEIVEESMNNPIGSSSLEELVKGKKNVVIITSDHTRPVPSRITMPIILRRIRKVNPEIEVKIMVATGFHRASTREELVYKMGEEIVDNEDIVMHVSTDDESMCKVGVLPSGGDLYINKLAYEAELLIAEGFIEPHFFAGFSGGRKSVLPGIASAKTIMYNHCSDFIDSDNSRTGKLNNNPIHEDMVYAAKVAKLAFILNVVIDKDKKIIASFAGDVEKAHTKGCKFVTELSKVNPIKSDIVVTTNGGYPLDQNIYQSVKGMTAAEATCREGGVIIMIAACNDGHGGQSFYENVANADSPKQLLDKIRSVSRLNTIPDQWEFQILARILSKYTVIMVTDKCNPEMIKKMHMKHAFNFREALEMATSIVGKESKVVVIPDGVSVIVK